A single region of the Buchnera aphidicola (Nipponaphis monzeni) genome encodes:
- the leuS gene encoding leucine--tRNA ligase translates to MEKTYHHKKIELYVQNHWDKHKSFKVKEDFSKKKYYCLSMLPYPSGKLHMGHVRNYTIGDVIARYQRMLGKNVLHPIGWDAFGLPAEEAAIQNNITPSEWTYKNIKYMKEQLKSLGLSYDWTREIITCKPEFYRWEQWFFIQLYKRKMVYKKKSSVNWCPQDNIVLANEQVVNGSCWRCDTKVIKKNIPQWFIKISDYAEQLLEDLKILKYWPKKVKDMQKNWIGKSSGVEFELNVFNSNQKILIFTTRPDCIMGATFVSISPFHLFAKKLSKKNNKIKQFIEKYTYQLTHLTNIQDIKNKGKNTKKFAIHPITKTLLPIWIANFVIPDYGSGAIISVPAHNVNDWNFAIAQKLKIKPVILCLDGSKPHINKQPMIEKGNLFNSGKLLNGLSNVQGNTILIQHLKKNNKLKKKIYFKIKDWNVSRQRYWGTPIPIAKLTNKQFIEIPEEKLPIILPENIPIKELYNSNYKYNSPTNIINIHGNKLICETDTFDTFMESSWYYLRYTNPHFNSGMIDPEASKYWLPIDCYIGGIEHAVMHLLYFRYIHKILKNFNLVSTNEPVKKLICQGMVVSDAYYYKNNNKKIWVSPENVCTSYDHIEKANYIYDKKSKNKVLYAGKIKMSKSKKNGIEPKTIIEHYGADALRLFILFAAPPESALEWKEDGVKGTYRFLNKLWNMTFNFLKNSINITNTKQLKYIDSKKQHILYELNKTIIKVSDAINKNQSFNTAISSIFKFFNVIKKVNIKDVENYFIIKKSLLTILKMMYPFTPHFSHVLLSHLKNTKKITEHEKWPIPNLQFVKKKYYTIIVQINGKTRHVFDVKSQISKNETILIAKNNIKISKYLNSHVIKRIIYIPNKLINFVIV, encoded by the coding sequence ATGGAAAAAACATATCATCATAAAAAAATAGAGCTTTATGTTCAAAATCATTGGGATAAACATAAATCTTTCAAAGTGAAAGAAGATTTTAGTAAAAAAAAATATTACTGTTTATCAATGCTACCTTATCCATCTGGTAAATTACACATGGGTCACGTAAGAAATTATACAATTGGAGATGTTATTGCAAGATATCAACGTATGTTAGGTAAAAATGTATTACATCCTATAGGATGGGATGCTTTTGGATTACCTGCAGAAGAAGCAGCAATTCAAAATAATATAACTCCTTCTGAATGGACATATAAAAACATAAAATATATGAAAGAACAATTAAAATCCTTAGGTTTAAGTTATGATTGGACACGAGAAATTATTACCTGTAAACCAGAATTTTATCGATGGGAACAATGGTTTTTTATTCAACTTTATAAAAGAAAAATGGTCTATAAAAAAAAATCGTCTGTCAATTGGTGCCCCCAAGATAATATAGTGCTAGCAAACGAACAAGTAGTTAATGGATCTTGTTGGAGATGTGACACAAAAGTTATTAAAAAAAATATTCCTCAATGGTTTATAAAAATAAGTGATTATGCAGAACAACTACTAGAAGATTTAAAAATATTGAAATATTGGCCCAAAAAAGTTAAAGATATGCAAAAAAATTGGATCGGAAAATCTTCAGGAGTAGAATTTGAATTAAATGTTTTTAATAGCAATCAAAAAATACTAATATTTACTACTAGACCAGATTGTATTATGGGAGCAACATTTGTTTCTATATCACCATTTCATTTATTTGCTAAAAAACTTTCTAAAAAAAATAATAAAATTAAACAATTTATAGAAAAATATACTTACCAATTAACTCATTTAACAAATATACAAGATATTAAGAATAAAGGTAAAAATACTAAAAAATTTGCAATTCACCCAATTACCAAAACCCTTTTACCTATATGGATTGCAAACTTTGTTATTCCAGATTACGGATCAGGAGCAATCATTTCAGTACCAGCTCATAATGTCAATGATTGGAATTTTGCAATAGCTCAAAAATTAAAAATTAAACCTGTTATTCTTTGTTTAGATGGTAGTAAACCTCATATTAACAAACAACCAATGATAGAAAAGGGTAATTTGTTTAATTCTGGAAAGTTACTAAATGGATTAAGTAATGTACAAGGTAATACAATACTCATACAGCATTTAAAAAAAAATAATAAATTAAAAAAAAAGATCTATTTTAAAATAAAAGACTGGAATGTTTCTAGACAACGTTATTGGGGAACTCCTATACCTATTGCTAAATTAACAAACAAACAATTTATTGAAATACCAGAAGAAAAATTACCTATAATATTACCAGAAAATATACCAATAAAAGAATTATATAATTCTAATTACAAATACAATAGTCCGACAAATATTATAAATATTCATGGAAATAAACTAATTTGTGAAACGGATACTTTTGATACTTTTATGGAATCATCTTGGTATTATTTAAGATATACAAATCCTCATTTTAATTCAGGAATGATTGATCCTGAAGCTTCAAAATATTGGTTACCAATTGATTGCTATATTGGAGGTATTGAACATGCTGTTATGCATTTATTATATTTTAGATATATTCATAAAATATTAAAAAACTTTAATTTAGTTTCTACGAATGAACCTGTAAAAAAACTTATATGTCAAGGAATGGTAGTATCAGATGCATATTATTATAAAAATAATAATAAAAAAATATGGGTTTCTCCTGAAAATGTATGCACCTCATATGATCATATAGAAAAAGCTAATTATATATACGATAAAAAAAGTAAAAATAAAGTACTATACGCTGGTAAAATAAAAATGTCTAAATCTAAAAAAAATGGAATTGAACCAAAAACTATAATAGAACACTATGGAGCTGATGCATTAAGATTATTTATATTATTTGCAGCTCCACCAGAATCTGCATTAGAATGGAAAGAAGATGGAGTTAAAGGAACATATCGATTTCTTAATAAATTGTGGAATATGACTTTTAATTTTTTAAAAAATTCTATTAATATTACTAATACAAAACAACTTAAATACATTGACTCAAAAAAACAACATATTTTATATGAATTGAACAAAACAATTATAAAAGTATCAGATGCTATTAATAAAAATCAATCTTTTAACACTGCAATTTCTTCTATCTTTAAATTTTTTAATGTAATAAAAAAAGTAAATATCAAAGATGTTGAAAATTACTTCATCATAAAAAAATCGTTACTTACTATATTAAAAATGATGTACCCATTTACACCTCACTTTAGTCATGTGTTATTAAGTCATTTAAAAAATACAAAAAAAATAACTGAACATGAAAAATGGCCAATCCCAAATTTACAATTTGTTAAAAAAAAATATTATACAATTATAGTACAAATTAACGGTAAAACTCGTCATGTTTTTGATGTTAAATCACAAATTTCAAAAAATGAAACAATATTAATTGCAAAAAATAATATTAAAATATCGAAATATCTGAACAGTCATGTTATAAAAAGAATAATTTATATACCAAATAAATTAATTAATTTCGTAATTGTATAA
- the holA gene encoding DNA polymerase III subunit delta has translation MLYINYQHLISNLNTQLNLFYLILGKENILIEESTKLIIQTAYKKEYTKKFFFILEKESDWLKIFFILKNKLLFNNKKVIIIIIKKNNVYNQLINNLKKIFNLISSDTIIIINYYSWSIQYNSYKLNNFNTLGTIVNCSSLNNNQLKKWINFKIKSNKITIENQAKLILCKYYLNNLLELKQIIDIICLLWPNSYVTTLQIKKIINNSTNFSILNWIDAILSNQKKESLKILNNLIKNKFHPLMLIKALTNNLLILINMKRQNKISFNAFLQKNKVYKNRYCLFINACKKCTNTQLYKMIHIILLIETSIKKNINISIDNKLEDLSLILF, from the coding sequence ATGCTTTATATAAACTATCAACATCTTATTTCTAATTTAAATACACAATTAAATTTGTTTTATTTAATACTAGGGAAAGAAAATATTTTAATAGAAGAAAGCACAAAATTAATAATACAAACTGCTTATAAAAAAGAATATACAAAAAAATTTTTTTTTATATTAGAAAAAGAATCAGATTGGCTAAAAATTTTTTTTATTTTAAAAAACAAATTGTTATTTAATAACAAAAAGGTAATAATTATCATCATTAAAAAAAATAATGTTTATAATCAATTAATTAACAATTTAAAAAAAATTTTTAATTTAATATCATCTGATACTATCATTATAATTAATTATTATAGCTGGTCCATTCAATATAATAGTTATAAATTAAATAATTTTAACACTTTAGGAACCATTGTTAATTGTTCTTCATTAAATAACAATCAACTAAAAAAATGGATTAATTTTAAAATAAAAAGTAATAAAATTACAATAGAAAATCAAGCTAAATTAATATTATGCAAATATTATTTAAATAATTTGTTAGAATTAAAACAAATAATAGATATAATTTGTTTGTTATGGCCAAATTCTTATGTTACAACACTACAAATAAAAAAAATTATTAATAATTCAACTAATTTTTCAATATTAAATTGGATTGATGCTATATTATCTAATCAAAAAAAAGAATCTTTAAAAATTTTGAATAACTTAATTAAAAACAAATTTCATCCTCTTATGTTAATAAAAGCTTTAACAAATAACTTATTAATATTAATTAATATGAAAAGGCAAAATAAAATTTCGTTTAATGCTTTTCTACAAAAAAACAAAGTTTATAAAAATAGATACTGTTTATTTATAAATGCTTGTAAAAAATGTACTAATACACAATTGTACAAAATGATTCATATTATTTTATTAATAGAAACTTCTATTAAAAAAAATATAAACATATCAATTGATAATAAATTAGAAGATTTATCTCTTATACTATTTTAA
- the tusA gene encoding sulfurtransferase TusA → MKIFYKNFLDLRKSTCPDTIMFLRQKIRHIACKELLLVLSNDVSTKRDIPIFCYFMNHILVEYYICNTPYRYLLQK, encoded by the coding sequence ATGAAAATATTTTACAAAAACTTTTTAGATTTAAGAAAATCTACATGCCCTGATACAATCATGTTTTTAAGACAAAAAATTAGACATATAGCTTGTAAAGAATTATTACTAGTGCTATCAAACGATGTATCTACTAAACGTGATATTCCTATATTTTGTTACTTTATGAATCATATTTTAGTAGAGTATTATATATGTAATACTCCTTATAGATATCTATTACAAAAATAA
- the asd gene encoding aspartate-semialdehyde dehydrogenase, whose product MKKKVGFVGWRGMVGSVLLKRMEKENDFNNIIPIFFTTSQLGGLSPLINNISFGKLKNAYDFAILMSLDILVTCQGGDYTNVVYYKLRTMGWKGYWIDAASSLRMNKDALIVLDPVNRLLIDDSISCGIKTFVGSNCTVSLMLMALGGLFKYKLIDWISVTTYQAASGAGASYMKELLMQMNSIVPIFGNILHNQNISILDIEKKITNFLNNSEMLSKNFKVPLINSLIPWIDIKMKNEQTREEWKAESEVNKMLSTNKKILIDGNCVRISTLRCHSLSFTIKLNKDINIREINQILSDHNKWVTIIPNNEISTINHLTPLAVSGTLKIPIGRIRKLSIGKKYLSAFVVGDQLLWGASEPIRRMLQILL is encoded by the coding sequence ATGAAAAAAAAAGTAGGTTTTGTTGGATGGAGAGGAATGGTTGGATCAGTACTTTTAAAACGTATGGAGAAAGAAAATGATTTTAATAATATTATTCCTATATTTTTTACTACGTCTCAATTAGGAGGGCTTTCTCCATTAATTAATAATATCTCTTTTGGAAAATTAAAAAACGCATATGATTTTGCAATACTAATGTCTTTAGATATATTAGTCACTTGTCAAGGAGGTGATTATACCAATGTTGTATATTACAAATTAAGAACTATGGGGTGGAAAGGATATTGGATAGATGCAGCATCATCCTTGCGCATGAATAAAGATGCACTTATTGTGTTAGATCCTGTTAACCGTCTATTGATTGATGATAGTATAAGTTGTGGGATAAAAACATTTGTAGGTAGCAATTGTACAGTAAGTTTGATGCTAATGGCTTTAGGTGGATTATTTAAATATAAATTAATTGATTGGATTTCTGTAACTACTTATCAAGCAGCTTCAGGAGCAGGGGCAAGTTATATGAAAGAATTGTTGATGCAAATGAACTCTATTGTTCCCATTTTTGGTAACATTTTACACAATCAAAACATTTCTATTTTAGATATCGAAAAAAAAATTACTAATTTTTTGAATAATTCTGAAATGTTATCTAAAAATTTTAAAGTACCTTTAATTAATAGCTTAATTCCTTGGATAGATATTAAAATGAAAAATGAACAAACAAGAGAAGAATGGAAGGCTGAATCAGAAGTAAATAAAATGCTTAGCACTAATAAAAAAATTTTAATTGACGGTAATTGCGTGAGAATAAGTACGTTGAGATGTCATAGTTTATCATTTACAATTAAATTAAATAAAGATATTAATATACGTGAAATAAATCAAATTTTGTCTGACCACAATAAATGGGTAACAATAATACCTAATAATGAAATTTCAACTATTAATCATTTAACTCCTTTAGCTGTATCGGGTACTTTAAAGATACCTATTGGTCGGATACGAAAACTTAGTATTGGAAAAAAATATTTATCAGCATTTGTTGTAGGTGACCAATTATTATGGGGAGCTTCAGAGCCTATACGTAGAATGTTACAAATATTGTTATAA
- a CDS encoding YhgN family NAAT transporter yields the protein MTEIISATILLVLIMDPLGNLPIFMSVLKNFQPKRQRIILIREMVISLFIMLLFLFSGERILAILNLKTETVVIAGGIILFLIAIKMIFPDYTETINESEDEPFLVPLAIPLVAGPSLLATLMLLAHQYKHKIFLLIGSLFIAWTISLIILLSSEIFLNLFGSKGVNALEKLMGLVLIMISIQMLLDGFHHWIIS from the coding sequence ATGACTGAGATAATCTCGGCTACTATATTATTAGTGTTAATAATGGACCCTCTAGGAAACCTTCCAATATTTATGTCAGTTTTAAAAAATTTTCAACCAAAAAGACAAAGAATTATTTTAATTCGAGAAATGGTCATTTCGTTATTTATAATGTTACTATTTTTATTTTCTGGAGAAAGAATACTTGCTATTCTTAATTTAAAAACAGAAACAGTCGTAATTGCCGGAGGTATAATTTTATTTTTAATTGCTATAAAAATGATTTTTCCAGATTACACTGAGACAATTAATGAATCAGAAGATGAACCTTTTTTAGTTCCTTTAGCTATTCCACTTGTAGCAGGTCCTTCTTTATTAGCAACATTAATGTTATTAGCACATCAGTATAAACATAAAATTTTTTTGCTAATAGGTTCTTTGTTTATAGCTTGGACTATTAGTTTAATAATTTTACTTTCTTCTGAAATTTTTTTAAATTTATTTGGATCTAAAGGTGTAAACGCATTAGAAAAATTAATGGGTTTAGTATTAATCATGATATCAATACAAATGCTTCTCGATGGTTTTCATCATTGGATTATTAGCTAA
- a CDS encoding phosphoglycerate kinase: MSIVKIKELNLHNKKVLIRTDLNVPIYNKKITSDARILAALPTIQYAIQQKSKVIIMSHLNRPIEGEYSEKYSLLPVFKYLKKKLSYTSVHFCSNYVDSKKIEPGEVCLLENVRFNIGESINCDKLSKNYSKLCDIFVMDAFGSAHRKQSSTYGIMKFTPIVCAGLLLEREIKILSQIFINPMKPIVAIVGGSKISTKLKLLNSLGKIADTIIVGGGIANTFIAIDNNVGNSLYEKKFIPLAKKLKNKYNILIPIDSRVGHTFSSKSLANVKTVSNINNQEEIMDLGDETIKLAKNIINTAKTIIWNGPVGVFEFPNFRIGTKIIATSIANSRGFSVAGGGDTLSVIDMFSIKNKISYISTGGGSFLQFLEGKQLPVIKLLEQRSL, encoded by the coding sequence ATGTCTATCGTAAAAATAAAAGAGTTAAACTTACATAATAAAAAAGTACTTATTAGAACTGATTTAAATGTACCTATATATAATAAAAAAATTACTTCTGATGCACGTATTTTAGCTGCTTTACCAACAATTCAATATGCAATTCAACAAAAATCAAAAGTTATTATAATGTCGCACTTAAATAGACCAATAGAAGGTGAGTATTCTGAAAAATATTCTTTATTGCCAGTATTTAAATATTTAAAGAAAAAATTATCTTATACTTCAGTTCATTTTTGTTCAAATTATGTGGACTCAAAAAAAATTGAACCTGGAGAAGTATGTTTATTAGAAAATGTAAGATTTAATATAGGTGAAAGTATTAACTGTGATAAATTATCTAAAAATTACTCTAAACTATGTGATATCTTTGTGATGGATGCATTTGGCAGTGCTCATAGAAAACAATCGTCCACATATGGAATAATGAAGTTTACTCCAATAGTATGTGCTGGACTATTATTAGAGCGCGAGATAAAAATATTATCTCAAATTTTTATAAATCCTATGAAACCTATTGTTGCTATTGTAGGAGGTTCTAAGATATCTACAAAATTAAAATTATTAAATTCTTTAGGAAAAATAGCTGATACAATTATTGTAGGTGGTGGAATAGCTAATACTTTTATTGCTATTGATAACAATGTTGGTAATTCATTATATGAAAAAAAATTTATACCATTAGCTAAAAAATTAAAAAATAAATATAACATTCTAATTCCTATAGATTCCAGAGTTGGACATACTTTTTCTAGCAAATCATTAGCTAACGTAAAAACAGTTTCTAACATTAATAATCAAGAAGAAATTATGGATTTAGGTGATGAAACTATTAAGCTAGCAAAAAACATTATTAATACAGCGAAAACTATTATATGGAATGGACCTGTAGGAGTATTTGAATTTCCAAATTTTAGAATAGGTACTAAAATCATAGCCACTAGTATCGCAAATAGTCGTGGTTTTTCTGTAGCGGGCGGAGGAGACACTCTATCAGTAATAGATATGTTCAGTATTAAAAATAAAATTTCTTATATTTCAACTGGAGGTGGATCATTTCTACAATTTTTAGAAGGAAAACAATTACCTGTAATTAAATTGCTAGAACAAAGATCTTTATAA
- the fbaA gene encoding class II fructose-bisphosphate aldolase, with protein MPTISEHIQPGVIAAKDIHKIFKVAKKNNFAIPAVNCTNIDSINAALETASKVNSPIIIQFSYGGSAFMAGDGIKTKKKHEKAVIGAISGAQHVHIVAKYYNIPVILHTDHCHKELLPWIDELLNVGKKHFKNTGKPLFSSHMIDLSKEKIKDNINICSQYLKQIKNYNMMLEIELGCTGGEEDGVDNTHINAELLYTKPEDVNYAYEKLNSISPYFIIAASFGNVHGVYQTGNVQLKPIILKQSQDYLSQKHNLPFNPVNFVFHGGSGSDLTDIKKSIKYGVVKMNIDTDTQWASWEGILQFYKKNKDYLQKQLGNPKGKKNPNKRYYDPRVWMRASQMSISKRLEITFKELNACNSLNTSLK; from the coding sequence ATGCCTACAATATCAGAACATATACAACCTGGAGTTATTGCAGCTAAAGATATACACAAAATATTTAAAGTGGCAAAAAAAAATAATTTTGCAATACCTGCGGTAAATTGCACTAATATAGATTCTATAAATGCTGCTTTAGAAACAGCTTCTAAAGTTAATTCTCCAATTATAATACAATTTTCTTATGGAGGATCTGCTTTTATGGCTGGAGATGGAATAAAAACAAAAAAAAAACATGAAAAAGCTGTCATAGGAGCTATTTCTGGGGCGCAACATGTACATATTGTAGCTAAATATTATAACATTCCAGTTATATTACATACAGATCATTGCCATAAAGAATTATTACCTTGGATAGATGAATTACTAAATGTAGGAAAAAAACACTTTAAAAATACAGGAAAACCACTTTTTTCTTCTCATATGATAGATTTGTCTAAAGAAAAAATTAAAGATAATATAAATATTTGTAGCCAATATTTAAAACAAATAAAAAATTATAATATGATGTTAGAAATAGAATTAGGATGTACTGGAGGCGAAGAAGATGGAGTTGACAACACTCATATAAATGCAGAACTTCTTTATACAAAACCTGAAGATGTGAATTATGCATATGAAAAATTAAACTCTATTAGTCCTTATTTCATTATAGCTGCATCTTTTGGCAATGTTCATGGAGTATACCAAACAGGAAACGTTCAATTAAAACCTATTATTCTAAAACAATCTCAAGATTACTTAAGCCAAAAACATAACCTTCCTTTTAATCCAGTAAATTTTGTGTTTCACGGAGGTTCAGGATCTGATTTAACAGATATTAAAAAATCTATTAAATACGGGGTAGTAAAAATGAATATTGATACTGATACTCAATGGGCTTCTTGGGAAGGAATTTTACAATTTTATAAAAAAAATAAAGATTATTTACAAAAACAACTAGGTAACCCAAAAGGAAAAAAAAATCCTAACAAAAGATACTATGATCCAAGAGTTTGGATGAGAGCTTCTCAAATGTCTATATCAAAAAGATTAGAAATAACATTTAAAGAGTTGAACGCATGTAATTCTTTAAACACTTCATTAAAATAA
- the mscS gene encoding small-conductance mechanosensitive channel MscS produces MHDLNVVNDINHAGSWIIRNQELLLSYFINVISSITIFVIGLFIARIISKGINKVLITRNIDSTISNFLSALFRYATITFFIIASLGCIGVQTTSVITILGAAGMAIGLALQGSLSNFAAGVLLVSLRPLRTGEYVNLDNVSGTVLNIHIFYTTLKTLDGKIVVIPNNKIISSNIVNYSREPFRRNEFIISVSYNSDIDLVVKVLKNVMLNEERVLKNRDITVGLTELAPYSINFIARCWSNTNDLNSVYWDLMAKFKKSLDKNHINIPYPQIDVNINYKKNFLYKEL; encoded by the coding sequence ATGCATGATTTAAATGTAGTTAATGATATTAACCATGCTGGAAGTTGGATTATAAGAAATCAAGAATTATTATTAAGTTATTTTATTAATGTAATTTCTTCCATTACTATTTTTGTTATAGGATTATTTATTGCACGGATAATATCTAAAGGAATTAATAAAGTTTTAATTACTAGAAATATTGATTCCACCATTTCTAATTTTTTATCTGCATTATTTAGATATGCGACAATTACATTTTTTATCATTGCTTCACTCGGATGTATCGGAGTACAAACAACTTCAGTTATAACTATACTAGGAGCAGCAGGTATGGCTATTGGTTTAGCTTTACAAGGTTCATTATCTAATTTCGCAGCTGGAGTTTTACTAGTTTCGTTAAGACCATTACGTACAGGAGAATATGTTAATTTAGATAACGTTTCTGGAACTGTTTTAAATATACATATTTTTTATACTACTTTAAAAACATTAGATGGTAAAATAGTTGTTATTCCTAATAATAAAATTATTTCAAGTAATATTGTAAATTATTCTAGGGAACCCTTTAGAAGAAATGAATTTATTATAAGTGTTAGTTATAATTCTGATATAGATTTAGTTGTTAAAGTATTAAAAAATGTTATGTTAAATGAAGAAAGAGTACTTAAAAACCGTGATATCACAGTAGGATTAACCGAACTTGCACCATATTCTATTAACTTTATCGCACGTTGCTGGAGTAATACAAATGATTTAAATTCAGTATACTGGGACTTAATGGCTAAATTTAAAAAATCTTTAGATAAAAATCATATAAATATTCCTTATCCTCAAATAGATGTTAATATTAATTACAAAAAAAACTTTTTATACAAAGAGTTATAA
- a CDS encoding exodeoxyribonuclease V subunit gamma — MIEAYISNKLEFLIKKACNIIQNTPTKNPLQKEIFIIDNKEVSQWIKIFIANYSGISSNIEFYTLHEFIWKIFKYILPHCNNEYYNNVSLFWKIMALQETENFYKIGFNATKSSIKKSHFASYFSILFQKYMVQRPNWILNWEQDIINYNTTSHSKLCQSKLWKLIINCDSNKLKYNFSNLFEKLLAMNNINYLKSKWLFASRITICSIYNLNYTYLLLLNKLSRLFKIILLCYSPFNTLKFLKNDNKKVLTFHNVCNNNFFNPILKFLGKFDYTKLLILNSQQIKKTIYTHSNYQSNLLRKIQFDITYCQHKIQNNYKKFFCKHDTSISIHACYNFKREIEILHDNLINVLNKNDSIKPKDILVVSNNISNYTPFINSIFNTVTKKFQIPYIIHNKNINYNNSIFNFFKKILTLSENIYTTNEILSYLRLPFINKKFCFSEEELILLEQFITHTNIKWGISNQHLKEISIPCNKYNTWKYGIDRMFLGYAIQDKNVIWNSILSCNFPNNLNINIINKLSKFITVLNKWRKILQHSKLLKNWLPLCTKIINDFFHINNSEVNKKTLIIKNVWNTFINTGIKNNYKKKFL; from the coding sequence ATGATAGAGGCATATATTTCAAATAAACTTGAATTCTTAATAAAAAAAGCATGTAATATTATTCAAAATACACCTACAAAAAATCCTTTACAAAAAGAAATATTTATTATTGATAATAAAGAAGTAAGTCAATGGATAAAAATTTTTATAGCTAATTATTCAGGGATATCTTCTAATATTGAATTCTACACTTTACACGAATTTATATGGAAAATTTTTAAATATATTTTACCACATTGTAATAATGAATATTATAATAACGTATCTTTATTTTGGAAAATTATGGCATTACAAGAAACTGAAAATTTTTATAAAATTGGATTTAATGCTACAAAATCATCTATTAAAAAATCACATTTTGCATCCTATTTTAGCATTTTATTTCAAAAATATATGGTTCAAAGACCAAATTGGATATTAAATTGGGAACAAGATATTATTAACTATAATACAACCTCACATTCAAAATTATGTCAAAGTAAACTTTGGAAATTAATTATAAATTGTGATTCAAATAAATTGAAATATAATTTTTCTAATTTATTTGAAAAACTATTAGCAATGAATAATATAAATTATTTAAAAAGTAAGTGGTTATTCGCCTCTAGGATCACAATATGTAGCATCTATAATCTTAACTATACATACTTGTTATTATTAAATAAATTAAGTCGTTTATTTAAAATAATATTATTATGTTATTCACCTTTTAATACCTTAAAATTTTTAAAAAATGATAATAAAAAAGTTTTAACATTTCACAATGTTTGCAACAATAATTTTTTTAATCCTATTTTAAAATTTTTAGGTAAATTTGATTATACTAAATTATTAATTCTAAATTCTCAACAAATAAAAAAAACAATATATACACATTCAAATTATCAATCAAATTTATTAAGAAAAATTCAATTTGATATAACATATTGCCAACATAAGATACAAAATAATTATAAAAAATTTTTTTGTAAACACGATACTTCAATAAGTATACACGCATGCTATAACTTTAAACGTGAAATTGAAATACTACACGATAATTTAATTAACGTTCTCAATAAAAACGATTCTATCAAACCAAAAGATATATTAGTAGTGTCTAATAATATCAGTAATTACACTCCATTTATTAATAGTATTTTTAATACGGTAACCAAAAAATTTCAAATACCATATATAATACATAACAAAAACATAAACTATAATAACTCAATATTTAATTTTTTTAAAAAAATACTTACTTTATCAGAAAATATATATACTACCAATGAAATATTATCTTACTTAAGATTGCCATTTATCAACAAAAAATTTTGTTTTTCTGAAGAAGAACTAATTTTATTAGAGCAGTTTATTACGCACACTAATATAAAATGGGGTATTAGTAACCAACATCTTAAAGAAATATCTATTCCTTGTAATAAATATAATACCTGGAAATATGGAATTGACAGAATGTTTTTAGGTTATGCCATTCAAGATAAAAATGTAATATGGAATTCAATACTATCCTGTAATTTTCCTAATAATTTAAATATAAATATAATTAACAAATTGTCTAAATTTATTACTGTATTAAATAAGTGGAGAAAAATACTTCAGCATTCTAAGCTTTTAAAAAATTGGTTACCTCTATGTACAAAAATAATTAATGATTTTTTTCACATTAATAACTCTGAAGTCAATAAAAAAACATTAATAATAAAAAATGTATGGAACACATTTATTAATACTGGAATTAAAAATAACTATAAAAAAAAATTTCTATAA